The sequence below is a genomic window from Streptomyces sp. NBC_00582.
TTTATGGTCCCGTCTTCCCCGGCGATGCCGTGCAGCACGGGGAAGACCACCCCCGGCTTGTCCTGCGCCAGTGCGGGCAGCAGGTCCTTGCCGACGTCGCGGAGCTCCACCTCGACGCCAGCCCGGCGCAGCGCGTCGGCCACTCTCGACCCGGAGCGCAGTGACACCTCGCGCTCCGGTGACAGGCCCCCGGCGATGACGGTGACGTTCAGGTCGCTCATGCTCATCCGTTCCTCTGCGGTCAGGGGCGTCAGGAGTGGTCCGGTCCCGGGGTCTGCGGTCCCGGGCTGTGCGGGTGGGCGGTGGTGCCGAAGGTCTCCCACAGCTCCAGCTCGGTGCCGATCACCTTGGCCAGGGTTCCTACGCCCTCGCGGATGCGCTCGGGTGGCGGATAGCAGTACGACAGGCGCATGGCCCGGCGGCCGGCGCCGTCAGCGTAGAAGCCGGTGCCCGGCACGTAGGCCACCCTCGCCTGGACCGCCCGGGGCAGCATGGCCTTCGAGTCCAGCCCCTCAGGCAGCGTCACCCAGACGAAGAACCCGCCGCCCGGCTTTGTCCACGACACCCCCGCCGGCATGTGCTGTTCAAGGGAGCCGAGCATCGCATCGCGCCGTTCCCGGTACATCTCCCGGAAGGCCTTCAGCTGCTCCTGCCACGGCTGGGTGCGCAGGTACCGGTCCACGGCGAGCTGGGCAAAAGCGGAGTGGGACAGCATCGCGCTCTCCGCGGCCAGCACCAGCTTGTCCCGCACCGCCGACGGCGCCAGCGCCCAGCCCACCCGCAGCCCCGGCGCCAGGGTCTTGGAGAACGAGCCCAGATAGACGACGTCCGCGGGGGCGTCGGCGCGCAGGGCCCGCATCGGCTCGCCCTCCAGGTGCAGCAGCCCGTAGGGGTTGTCCTCCAGAACCAGCACCCCGGCCCGGCGGCACACCTCCAGGACGCGTAAACGCCGCTCGGCAGCCAGTGTGACCCCGGCCGGGTTCTGGAAGGTGGGCACCGTGTAGAACAGCTTCGCCGGCCGCCCGGCGCGCTCCAGCCGGGCGAACGTCTCCGCCAACGCCTCGGGCAGCACGCCCCGTTCATCCATGTCGACGTGGACGGCGCGGGCCTGGTACGCGGCGAACGTCCCCAGCGCGGTGACATACGTCGGGCCCTCGGTGACCACCGTGTCGCCTGGATCGAGGAACACGCGCGCCACCAGGTCCAGCGCCTGCTGCGAGCCGACGGTGACCACCACGTCATCCGGGTGAGCGTCGATGCCCTCTTCGGCCATCACCGTGCAGATCGTCTCCCGCAGGCTCGGATCTCCCTGGGCGGATCCGTACTGCAGCGCGACCGGCCCCCGCTCCGTCACGAGGTCGGCCATCAGCGTGGCGACGGCGTCCATGGGCAGCGCGCTCACGTTGGGCATCCCGCCAGCCAGTGACACGATCTCAGGGCGCGACGCCACCGCGAACAGGGCCCGCACCTCGGACGCGACCATCCCCGCCGCCCGCTGCGCGTAGTGGCCGAGCCATGGATCGGCACCCCGCCGGGATGGTTCATCAGGCTGCATTCGCACGCTCCCTGTCCGTCACCACTGGAGGTCACAGACACTACTGGCCTGCGCTCAAGCACCGCGCCCCGTACGAAGCGCCTGGCACCGCATCGCCCCCGCGTTCCGGACCTCTGAGAGTTGACCCGATGCCTGTACCGCCCACCAGCGGCCGTCTGCAATGGACCGACGTCCCCGCGCCCCTGCGTGCCCGCCTCGAGGACGCCCTGGGCGCACCCGTCACCGACACGGTCACCCCCGGAGGCGGCTTCGGCCACCAGCTGGCCGCCGCGCTCACCCTGAAGGGCGGCCGCCGGGTCTTCGTCAAAGCGGCCCCCGACGACGACCGGCTCACCGCCGCCAACACCCACGAGGCCGCCGTCCTCGCCGTGTTGCCACCCGGCGCCCCGGCCCCGGACCTGCTGGGCATCCACCACGCCGCTGACTGGACCGCTGTCGTCATCGCCCACCTGGACGGCCCGCACCCCGACCTCTCCCCGGCCTCCGCCGACGCCGAACAGACCTGGGCGCTGCTGGACAATCTCACCTTCAACCCCGCCCCGGCCCCGTACGTCGCGGCGGTGAGCACCACACCCTCCACCACGGCGGCCCTGCACGGCTGGGACGAACTGCTCGCCGATCCGCCGGCCGACCTCGCCCCCGCCGCCCGTGACCGCCTGGAGCAGCTCGCCGAACTCGAGGCGGCCTGGCCCGGCCTCGCCCACGGCGACCGCATCGTCCACGGCGACCTGCGGGCCGACAACATGGTCCGCGACCACCACCTTGGCGTGACCTTCGTGGACTGGGCACACGCCACCACCGGCCCGGCCTGCATCGACGCGGCCTCCCTCGCCCCGCAGCTCATCCTCGCCGGACACACGCCCGCCGACGTCGCCCGGCTGCTCCGCGACCATCCCGCCACCGCCAGCAGCCCCGAGACCACCACCGCGTTCCTCGCCGCGCTCACCGGCCACTGGCACCGCAACGCCCGCCAGCCCGCACCCCCCGGCGCCCCCGGACTGCGCGCCTACCAGCACCGCGCGGCGGCAGCCGGCCTCGCGCTCCTCAGCCACCGCCTGAGCTGAAACCGCGGCTGTCCCGCTCTCGTGTCAGTGGCCGGTCGGCCCCGTGTCAGCGGCGCGGGCATCTCGTGTCAGCAGGGCGTCAGCCCAACCCACCCGATGTCACGGACCTCGATCGCTCCGGCGTGCGGCATGAACTGGATCCAGCACCGCAGCCCGAACGCCTCCCGGATCTCCTCCACTGAGCCCGGGTCGCGGACGTCGGGCCAGGCCCGCGGATCCATCCGCGCGACCTCCACGAGCGCCATCACCTCCTGCCGGGCCCGGTCGTTGGGCAGCTGCGTCATGACCTCCACCGCGAGTTCCTCCACCACCACGCCGTACCGCATCCCGCACACCCCCGTGTGATCGACTCGGGCAGCAGCGTACGGAGGAACCGCCGATCGCGTTCCGGCCTGTGGATAACCCGGATCGGGGAGGTCCTGGGCGCCGGACGGCGGCGAGGGGTACATGTACCGGTATGGCGCGTGAGCGGGTGCGGTGGCCGTCCGTGGTGGACCGGGCGCGGGAGATTGTGAACGGGTACGCGCCGATGAAGGTCACGCTGCGCCAGGTCATGTACCGCCTGGCCTCCGAGGGAACGCTGCCGCACACGGCGCCGATGTACCGCCGTCTGTCCGCACAGCTGGCCAAGGCCCGCCGGGAGGGCCGGTTCCCCGACCTGATCGACACCGTCCGGGAGGTCCACGTCCCGCCGGCCTGGACGGGCGCGGACGCGTTCCTCGCGGAGATGCCCGACTGGTTCCGCCTCGACCGCACCGAGGGCCAGGAGCACGCCCTGTACGTCGCGGCGGAGAAGGACACCCTGCGCCAGCAGCTGACCGGCTGGCTCGCCGACGCGGGTATCCCGGTCCTGGTGGTCCGCGGCTTCGGCTCGCAGTCGTACGCCGACGTCGTCCACGACCGCGTCACCGCCGACCCGCGCGACGCCGTGCTCCTGGTGGTCGGTGACTTCGACTGCTCGGGCGAGGACATCGAGCGGGACTGGGTGGCGCGCACGGGCTGTTGGAGCCACACCGAGCGGGTGCTGCTGACCTACGAGCAGGTGCGCGCCTACGAGCTGCCCGCGACCGAGGGCAAGCGCGGCGATCCGAGGTGGCCGGCCTTCGCCCGCCGCTACGGCTTCGACCCCCGCCGCCCGGTGCAGTGGGAGGTGGAGGCGCTGGAGCCGGCCGAACTCCGGCGCCTGGTCCTCGCCGCCGTCGACCCGTACGTCGACCGTGACGTCCTCGCCCGGCAGATCGCCCGCGAGGAAGAGCAACGCCGCGCCCTGGCCGCCTTCCTGGACGGCTGGGACGCGGCGGGCGGGGGAGCACCCTCGTAGTGCTGTACCGGCGCGGAGGCGCTCAGGCGGGTGCCGGTGCCGGGCGCAGCGATGCCAGCGGAGAGCGCCGGCCTTTCTCCACCGCGCCGACCTTAGGAACAGTTCGGGTGTCTCAATCGCCTCACTATCTCAATGGATGCCGCGATGAGTAGTCGCTCGTCGGTATCACGGGGCACGGAGGCGGGTGTCTCAGAAACCGGCGCCAATAGTTACCCATCCGTGACCAGGGTGGACGCCAGAGTGAGTCTTTGGTCAGCTCGCCGCAAGGTGTCTGCGCAGCAGCGTCCTCCGCACAGGAGCCGATCGAAGTGAAAGTGGCAGTTATTGGAACAGGTAGGGGCGCCGGTCTGCTCCCAACCCCGCGGTTCACCGACGGGGCCCATCGGAGGGATCCCGCCTGCCCGCCACCCGTCCGGTCCTCCTCGGTAGGCGGGCCGCGGCCGACGGCAACAGGATGGCAAGGAGGAACCGCAGCTAAGCAACAGGGCGCTCGGCGAGCAGACGCGTCTACCAGCGGCGTGCAGTAGGGCGCCAGGGTAAGGAACCCCGTCAGCCGCCGCGTCTTCATTCGGCTTCGGGCGCACCGGTGACGATGAGGAGCTGAGTTCGGTCCCACCTGGCTCGCAGACGTGCCCGCCGCACAGGACAAATCGGTTGTGCTGGTGTCAGTGACAACCCCGGAGGTCAGCATGGAGAATCTGTTCCGTTTGATGCTGGCGCGGCCAGCTGTGGCACAGGATCCGGACAATCCCAGCATCGACCTGGCCCAAGAGTCCGACTACCAGGCTGCCCTCCGCCAGGCGGTGGACGCCGGCCGGGATCACGTCGAGGAAGTCACCAGGGAATTTGCGGCCGGGGACGACTTCATCGGCAACCCCGTCAACAACGCTCTCGCCCCGAAGCTGGCCGATCTGGCCACACGACTCGACCAGCTGCTGGACGCTGACGAGGCCGTCACCCGGGACGCGGTGGCCGAGGCCGTCCGGTTGGCGTTCGAGGCGTCGCCGGAGGAGGTAGTT
It includes:
- a CDS encoding aminotransferase-like domain-containing protein, which codes for MQPDEPSRRGADPWLGHYAQRAAGMVASEVRALFAVASRPEIVSLAGGMPNVSALPMDAVATLMADLVTERGPVALQYGSAQGDPSLRETICTVMAEEGIDAHPDDVVVTVGSQQALDLVARVFLDPGDTVVTEGPTYVTALGTFAAYQARAVHVDMDERGVLPEALAETFARLERAGRPAKLFYTVPTFQNPAGVTLAAERRLRVLEVCRRAGVLVLEDNPYGLLHLEGEPMRALRADAPADVVYLGSFSKTLAPGLRVGWALAPSAVRDKLVLAAESAMLSHSAFAQLAVDRYLRTQPWQEQLKAFREMYRERRDAMLGSLEQHMPAGVSWTKPGGGFFVWVTLPEGLDSKAMLPRAVQARVAYVPGTGFYADGAGRRAMRLSYCYPPPERIREGVGTLAKVIGTELELWETFGTTAHPHSPGPQTPGPDHS
- a CDS encoding phosphotransferase family protein; amino-acid sequence: MPVPPTSGRLQWTDVPAPLRARLEDALGAPVTDTVTPGGGFGHQLAAALTLKGGRRVFVKAAPDDDRLTAANTHEAAVLAVLPPGAPAPDLLGIHHAADWTAVVIAHLDGPHPDLSPASADAEQTWALLDNLTFNPAPAPYVAAVSTTPSTTAALHGWDELLADPPADLAPAARDRLEQLAELEAAWPGLAHGDRIVHGDLRADNMVRDHHLGVTFVDWAHATTGPACIDAASLAPQLILAGHTPADVARLLRDHPATASSPETTTAFLAALTGHWHRNARQPAPPGAPGLRAYQHRAAAAGLALLSHRLS